The genomic stretch agttccactatcttggtatgagatatcaAGTATGGATCATTTccttgtaaagaagtttacatgaattgataaaacgtaagacgtctagcataggacatttttgtatcgaaatggtgctagagtagcaatgatttcgatggggacaaatgtatctaaatttgcttttaaaagaatgtaatcatctatgtttatacatagaaggcatcacttatgtgatttaaaacaaaaggttgtacctactcctatgataacttggtggttggtttagaccactcaagttagaggaattttacattcttcacgaaaactaaatattatactatctagtagattttaaagtctctaatctggtgaacccaattgatcaaacctcaagtaaattcgtttcatacgaataaacgaaaagcacattgaacaaccatttgattgtgagtcttatggtatgtgtgcatgtattatgttttcttttgtagaaaagaaacacaatagtgaggtgattgaccatatacatacggatgtgtaaggccgatagttggtaatatacatacttggttacttttaccgtattgttaagtagatatgaaaacctcgtatctatttaataagacataaacgTGATTTTTAAAACGtagaatattttcaaaatgaagtagttaaccaaaagcacgtcaagatcaagatgttgatcggaagttttaaagtaatgactttgaagatcaaatgggtaatatcaagtaatgactttgataatcactaagaagattgtgaaccagttcacataataccttctccttgggacaccatagagtatggtgtagtcaagtatataaatcAAACTTtgtgagatatagtttgaggtttttcgcaattttttgtaagctattttctcactaaaagtttaaaacccgactataatagcctaaatgactccatatgagatatggatagggagagtccctaacttgtctttttatacatttgggatcataaatgtttatgttcagaaccaatttgtgtatttgtgagggttatccaaaattgaaccacttgattttactcctccaaaacgagaacaaagagtttgtggctcataatactgtctttccagaaagattttcattttctggaagacagagtgggagaaattttgaacttacggaagtccaagacccacaaaccgagtacaatgcaagaagacgttctttattgaggctcagtggtgagtacaatgcaagaagacgttctttattgtggctcagtggttataaggagataattttgcgataatattgcgttacttttcaaaagtgacgaatcttaaaccctcatcaaaggcttttctatagtatgaactctatgtgatggcgtgtcaccatgcaattcgaattgatctccttgcacacgatgcgataaggaaggaaacacgagatgttttcaaGACTtattaaggtgaatactttggttggttaccttgatcttgtcgtaaaggttacataagatgtttaaaattttgggcttgttatagagagtttgtgacaacccaaatgcctttatcaattcgtatggtcttagcaatatagcctctcatgaggatgagtttaggcaaaagaataacgaaactttctccttgaatgtatcttatgaagggagaagttttgttgatgttgtcaatgctaagaagcctagcatgcttggaagatcccttttgtgatctatatacgtcaaagagttggaactttgggttcaatcatgtagtctatcaaaatggtattactcgagtgtcgagataacatgatgatacatggagtttagtgggagctaaagtgagtttcttagtctaaatatgtgcttgacatattagtgactagaaatgtagctaaggtgatgtttcttagtctaaatatgtgtttgacatattagtgacttgaaatattctcgagtgaatatttgagagtagcatggcgcatcataaatatccggatctaatgagatagatctctatggatattagcattatagtcaagagacttatgtgataagattcttgactcgttcaagttgttgaacaataaaaatgatctcttgtgcttccgctgcaagatctattaaatatgctaaaagcttctctcgtcgggacttatcatgttgagaatatgagaagtcattaccgatcatttcctagtgagtgtcactagatgattatcaagagtatccttgagtacttgagaagcactgaggatttactcttgtagtttggaggaatttatgaattttgtgtaaaaggattacacggaaacattcctatgttTATAatatgttatgggcctcgttaaggaatgattagcatgtaagagtgctatgtgcataaagaataatatgtataagaagttatacatgtataaagctaacatgtatgaggagtcatacataaaagatgtcatatgaaggatgtgtatgtataagtgttatacgtacaaatcatgaacgaatgctaagtacattacaacatccgatgttgtaagagagatagttgataaccggaatttaatgggactagagtagttctgttagccgaatatcgtatcccaagagactgtgaaaacagtgggagtgtttgactggctttagaaccagagtctaaaaacttgtttagacgtgtacttagaaatgctctatgtgatgaaaaaattgcatagaacaaaggaaaatagcaatggaaattagagtgatgcaactgttgcttatcCTTTAACTAAAGCCGTAGACATAATGGTTAcgtcatctcaatgtgaattgagaagtataccttaattgcaaaagatcgttatgtaaatattggatagagtattgatatttacataagtgatgatcgcattcattgttagagtttctttaagaactcaattattcagtttgactgaaaacagtgaataccttgtttatctgaataagttgtggagacaatgttgaacactattcaagtgaataagatgaacattgtattttgtccctagtcacttaatgaggtgacgtctcggagtgactagattgtaagtcgattgatggttttTTAACACCATAAGGTCAAATGtaatgactggtcgattacataggcagagtgtgtgacactttgccggacagtgaccatttagagagtccctaagttctattatagacgcctggtcgtggcagggatctctaagatgttctattgagtcgattcttttgactggagactattatctgagcaagtgcagtttccgagtgactttggtttttgtcctaggccgtgccgtgaaaggaggccaaaagggcatttactaggtcatggtgatctgtattgtgcaataggatagatagggcaaacaataattgtccacccacgttgggtaactctatctcaaggccactcgaggagttaatgactacaaatgcgtggccacgctcggaagtaatctgtgagagatttttccggtcaggtagtcacactcccgatcgagaaaaccactcgcgatatgttcgtgtgcaagtgcgacctgaaagacatcttacATTGAGTGgaagattaaaacggacaagagaattggtagcgcacaccttgtgtcggacaagtgggagattgttggagttagtgtcctccacaatagtgcgtttacataataaatctcattaatggaatatcatcagatatttaattatttgatcctcgtcaattgattaacgtaaatcgataacggttggctgactagagtttgacgttattgtcgtgagacgacggtgatcaactgacccctttcggtcacacctaaaaggAACGAACCCccattgacaactaattaattgtatgagatacaatttatttagtcccttgatttgtagactaaaagattagtcaattattttaagagagaattcgagttgcgaactcgaggaacgacagttattatttaattatgtgataattgaataataaattttgggagacgggttttagttaattaattgttaattcactaaaattgtactaattgattaatgtgattaatattagtacgtaaataatatgtgtagcgacacgatatttacggagtgatttggacgaattaattatggaagtatttaaacatgaaatgatgtttaaaataaaattacacgtatttgtgcgacaaatataagaaccaaaatggacccgtaaatgagcaagtggaccgtgtaaaatagagtagtggatgattaggaacataatcatttcaccttactttatatacttccataagttatcttattatagattttgcatgtgatgtaagattaaataatataagacaatttgtccactcctacactctaccctcccaccggttttcccccaTATACACTCAAAAATGTTTGCTCATTTTGATACACAACAACACTTGAACATTTTTGCATGTgtatcttcttctctctaaaataataaagcatcctcttactaagattgttagtatacaaaattaatatttactaagagagttagtaatattaaaatattatcaagggtataattttaacaagtttctagttaaatacttgttagatttttgggttgagttcttggttgcaacttgaaggagactttctttttgaaggtttttcaaggaggatcatccatatctttttagctcaagaacaaactagtaaggtgatctagtttgtgcccattttaccataaaatcaatgtaaggaaattgtttttccttaaactttcatttttatgcttttatatttgcatgcatgttagatagatcacctaaatgataaattatgagataatttaatttttattagagagtctaatatggatctatgatctttcaataaCCCCACTTAAATGGTGTAAAATATTATCGGGAAAATAATATCAAATGAATCCcctgtaacacccctatactccaagtgccttaccaggaccacataaagcatgagaatgctaccatctcggttacccgaggcaatgtatatcaaatagaccatcaaagaacgtactttaataaataagtttaagtgattaaataacaaaaccaactgtaaagtaaagtacaactgttctacaaCCAAACTACAACTGAAATATAAagataacacagcggaagactactatcagactcgtggcaaatccatccccagctaatcccacgcgcatccatagtatacctgctagacaactgctcaccacccccaaatggatcaccacagtttttaaaacaattaacggggtcagtactaattacacgaaaacaatgccacaatgaaacaagtacacaaacagttcaaacagctcaGCACAACctcagtctccatctccaatctccacacaactgactacacacttagccctgccagagtactcatcgcaacaggtgttcctcgccgccagtgagggaccgcagccgttcccacctaagccccgctcatctccattgagcggtaaacccatgttcattaatgtgcacatccctcctatgacgggttccacagaaggcgaatcaagggggtgaagccactcccgcaagtaactccactcagccagggacgcaccccgaagatcacagagagatacaaaccaatcaacagtagAAAATCCACGACCAACCAGATCAACCAACATTATATGTAACCAATAGTcacaacaacaataatcacacaatcatgtaactaatactgagtagggaaaccctacctggaaaactatattcacataaaccaccaaaacccccaaataacccaattagggtttaatcaactttaaccaaacgctataaaaattatatgtaaagcttaccctcgactcaaggatcacaaagatgtaaagaacgacgaaatccgacccttctagctccgggatttgctaataatgcggcgaggatgaaaGAACGTAACTCTTAATCGTCTCTTGAAAGGTTGaaaaagtgttttaggaaaaagTGACGGAAGGCTTATATACCAAtcagcattattaacaaacccgtcgaaAATCACCCgtcaaccgacttactcgatcgagtaagtggcttactcgatcgagtgacccttactcgatcgagtgccaagcttactcgatcgagtacccatcagacagactactgtctGATGACGGAGTCAAGTGCAAAGCGTAGCCTGCGCCTTttctgcgcagcctgcgcagacTGCGCCATCTCCAGGATCCTGCGCATCTCTATTTTAAGCACGGGCTTAACTtaacaagtccgtgttttgggctTACTTGAGACAACTTAACTTAGGAAGGAGTGCAGCCCTATATAAACCCCATATTTTGAAGACCTAGATTACTACCAAATTATTGAATAATCTCAAAGACTTGTATGAGAAGAACACTTAGTATTTGGGTGAAAATTGTAAGCTTTTGTTGGATTTGAATGTCAATATTTCCACAATTCTTGGATTCATCCATGATTATGGAAGGCTAGACCTTTTATCTTGGTGTAATTTGGAATCCTCTAATTCCTTTAAGCTTTGTAAGACTTCCTTAATCATTCTTCAATAATTATTTCATTACCTTTTTTTTACTTGTTTATGTTTGATGTTTGTGTGTTGGGAGTAGCTAACCTTGTATATTATTCATTGAACTATTGCAATTTCTAGTTGTGggttttacatctctagaaatgtATGAAGTAAACTTGTGTTGTTATGAATTTGTTGTAAAGTTTGTAACTTTGTGAGTAAGGTTTGAAAATTAGTCTTGGGTTAGTTGGTTTAAGCTCTCACAAGTTAATCCTAGCTCTTTCATTTGGCTTTGTTCTTAATGCTCTTATGTACTATCCTTTGTGTGGTTTTCATTTGGGAAAATACATGAGTAGAATTGTTTTCTTCTAGCTTAGGAAGGAAATTCTTACCATCTTATGAAAGTAGTATTAGGTTGTTATTGAAGGATGAAAAGGAATGTCTTTGCATATCAAGTATTTGTTGATTTGTCTCTTAGAAAAGTTTACATCTTTAGTTTTGTTATGCTTATTTCCAATCAAATGTCTTTTCCATCTATGTCTCCCACTTGTTTACCATTGTTCATAATCATTGTTTGTTGATAAACTTAGTTAGTAAGTCTTAATTGTGATTAGTGTCTAAATTAGTTCATAGAATCCTAATTAGTTGTtacatagtttacaattcaagtattaGTTCAAcatccttctcttgggttcgaccctttacTTCCACTTTACtattgttttaatttaaagttagtagagtcaagtctaggttataaattgttaatttgataggtcAATTCTAGTATTACGACACCTAGTATTTTCAATATCACTTTACAACATAGCATTTCTCCTTGGCACCTCCGAAAACATCCAAGAAAAGTATCTCAATTatgttttcttcttataatgaGCTTTCTTACGTATtttaataaactttaaataaccaCCCTCATAATCGATGACTCAATTGTTCCCAACAAACCCTTGAATCAGTCccctcgcatcgccatagtctcaaagttgtaatcttcgattgatctgAGGGCTACACTTTAACTTTCGCCTCTCCTAAGCTTCAGTCAAAGAGACTTTAATTTGTAGACACACGTGTCTATACCTTACGAAAATCACTCGATGCTGATCGAACTTTAACACGCTTAGGTAAGCATTAAAATGGATGATTATCCAAAAGTCATTTTTAAAAGTTATATATTAATAATGGGAGTAATGAATtcgtctcataatttatttcatcgtaattttaagatatgttatagaaaaatatatttatgataaatttatgagttatgcaactttaaagtaattttatttaattgaaaataaattttaatgctaGGTAAAGGTAGTCTGAACGGGGCCTACACCAATACTTTATGATCCAAACTCGAAAGCTATCAAAATACACAAATATACCGAGTAGATACtcaaatatttatttatttattatttatttatttgaggGTAACATATTCAAATATTTATATGTCCCTATATAAAGATATAACTTTAATCCTCTATCTACTAAAAAAATAGGAGAAACTAtcatttttcccgcctaaaaaatGTTTCCTAAAATTAAACttagtatttttagcatatactataTGTATAATGACTTATAAAAGGGCATAATTTCTTAAATGTAAATATTTATATGATTCAATATATTACATTCCCCACAAATTTATCTCGAGACTCTTTATGATAGAAGAAAATTTTATTGTTTTGTTTAAGTTATTTTACCTTAAAAATTCATTGACATTTTATGATAAGAAAGTTACGGCTAAAAAATATGTTAgtaaaaaaaatatacaaaataatatcattACTTTCTCGGTAAAAGAAAAACTTCTATTAAAAATACTCAATTCATGAtttcttataattttaatttGAGTAAATctaattttaatttttcaaatcaaaatataatgataagaaacataaaaaataaaagaattgtcAATTTAAAATTTCTAAGTAATACACTACAAAAagtaaatattatatatatatcgtgcatatattgcacgggTCTATACTAGTTTTGATATTATTCCAACGTATGTAAGTGAAGAACAACTTGGAATTCAATCGACTATACTTAATTTACGCGGTAAAATACGTGTTAATTTCCTTTGGAAACAAATATGATTAGTCTTCTTCCTATAATAAATACCCTACCATTATATTCTACTAATTTATACATTTATGTTTCACATTTGTTATATATAATCTCGTTTCTTCACGAAATATTCTTGTCAACACCCAATCATACATGCATCCACAAATGGGTGAAAGAAAGATGAGTCGCTTTGACTCACTTGACCTTGAGTCTAATAAACTCAAATCCGACAATGGTCATTCCAttaaggtttgttctaatcaatATTATGTACTTGCATTGCATTGGTTTAGTATTGGTTTTGTGTGTTACAGACAATATCGGATCCAAAAAAAATTCTTTGTGGATTTTGATAGAAAATATAGTACCTATCTCTACATAAAATTATAAATTTACGCTATTTTTACTTAAAAATAGGACAAAAGTACTTCAAAAAAACCGTTTGCGGTATCCCATAGAATTATTGGTATCGCTACAAATCTAGTTTATTCTAATCAATAGAATTTTTCGATTAAAAACAAATATTAGTGTAAATTGTAGGAATTAAATTGAGAAATATTTTGTACATTTTTGAAGCTCTCTCGGTTTTTCAAAGGATGTTTAATGGTAGCGACAATGttatttattgttgttaattgttTGTAAAATAGGATGCAAGTTGGGCGATGATATTAACATTGGCATTCCAAAGTATAGGAGTGGTATTTGGAGACCTTGGAACATCACCACTTTACGTGTATTCAAGCACATTTCCAAACGGAGCTAAACACAAGGATGACATTATTGGTGTTTTGTCACTTATTTACTATACTATTACTTTGATGCCTGTTATCAAATACGTCTTCATTGTCTTAAGGGCCAATGACAATGGCAAtggtaaagttttttttttttttttttttttttttttttttttttaactttcgccctcatatTATGAATATGTTGCTTCTACAATTCATTTTGATCACATGCCCGCATCTTCAACACGACAAAACAACTTGATAACTATTTTTAGACTAAATATGAAAAAGATCTACACAAATTCTTAAGAGAGACGGTTTCTCATTAATGTCAGTGAGAAACCTCTCTTATAATAGGTAGTTATTATTTTTGACTAGTTTTTAGTGTATTTATTGGTTATCTCTCATTAATATAATGGGATACGGTCTTTCAGGAGACTTTCTAGAATCGTGTCGACTGTCAATATCACTTCGCATTTGATACATGCACCCAAGTAACGGAACGTAATCCTCACTTGAACATTTAATTTTTATTGTTCCTTTATTGTCAAGGTGTTGGACGATTTTGCCTTGATATTTCATTATGATGACTTAATTAATTAAGAAAAAAACTTTAAAATTCTCTCCTATTCATACTGGATTCAATGAATGATCCGTCTTTATTTGGAAAGATAGCATTGTGATTGTCATATACAACAACATTGTTTTCATACTGCATATTCTATTTTGATCTATCTAAGTGAACTGCCTACGTTCTAATTCTATTCATGATTAGTTTTAGAAAATGAgcgtttgtttacctttgattaaaatatcgctcaataagaataaaaatgataaataaatgaCTAGTATAATATGTAAGATATATGTCCAGTcccattaattaaattattttgtCGAGTATTCGCCATTGCAGTTATTTATGAGCTAATATCCCGTGGCATTGTGTTGATAGATGAAATTCACATGCACGTACGTCAAGTATTCCAAATTAACAACAAAATGtacatattaataattaatttactATATTGTTGTAACAATTGAAATAGGTGGAACATTTGCATTATATTCGTTACTATGCCGAAATGTGAAAATTGGATTGATACCAAATCAAGAAAAGGAAGATAAAGAAGTTGGACAATATCAAATCCATACAACAAAGACAGGAAGATCAGGATGTTCACTCAAGGTACAAAACACCTTAGAGAATAGCGTCTTTGCAAAATACACTCTCTTGTTTGCCACCATACTCGCGGTTTCACTTGTCATTGGCGATGGTGTTCTCACTCCTTGTATTTCAGGTTATATATATACTTCCTTCTCACATTATCCTCCGGACGGACAATAGCGAATGtcacaagaccaaagtttttttagaagaattattattttaaaaaaatcgaaaattttgtTAAGAATGTTAGTATTTACATTGCTTGGATGGAAATAATAACCTTACGaactaatttatttattttcgtttgtAATTTGGTGGCAGTTTTGTCAGCCGCGGGAGGGATCAAAGGAGCCTCAGATAAGTTTACTGATGGTATGTACGTAAGTTTGATCATATTAGTTTCATGCTGATGGCAAGCACATACTAATGATTTTGTTAATTGTGAGATGTTTGCAGATATGGTGGTGTGGATATCAGTAGCTATTTTAATATTTCTCTTCTTAATGCAAAGTTTTGGGACTGATAAAGTGGGATACAGTTTTGCACCAATACTTTGCATTTGGTTTATATGTAATGCAATTATTGGTATTTTTAACTTCTGCAAGCATGATTGGGGAGTCATTAAGGCTGTTAATCCATGGCACATTGTTGAGTATTTTCAAAGAAATGGAAAAGATGGTTGGGTCTCCCTTGGTGGCATGGTCCTCTGTATTACAGGAACCGAAGCCTTGTTTGCAGATGTTGGACATTTCTCTGTTAAATCAATACAAGTAAGCATGTCAGCCGTTGTATATCCTGCTGTCATTTTACAGTATTCCGGTCAGGCTGCTTATCTTAGCAAGCATCCTGAGGACGTTGCAACTGCCTTCTATAAAGCCATTCCTGGTTGTTATTCTCTTCTTTCTCCTCTTTTCTCAAACTGAAATTCTTACTTTATTATACCAAGTAGCTAATTGATCGAGGATTGATGTTTCTGCAGATCCGGTGTACTGGCCAATGTTCGTGATTGCAGTCCTAGCAGCAATTATAGCAAGCCAGGCCATGATTTCAGGAACATTTTCAATCATACATCAATCCCTAGCTCTAGGATGTTTCCCTCGTGTCAAAGTTGTTCATACTTCATCCAAGTATGAAGGCCAAGTGTATATACCTGAACTAAATTATCTCTTGATGTTTGCTTGTGTATGCGTCACTCTTGGTTTTGGAACAAGTACACACATTGGTAATGCTTATGGTAAGTTACATATCGGCCATTGTACGACTCTGCGCATTTGCTTCTTACAAATTTCTCTGAATTCTGTGAAATGCTTCGAGTATTTTATATCTCAATTAAAACTCGTTACCTTAATAATGCAGGCATTGCGGTTGTGTTCGCAGAGACACTTACATCCTTCTTCATGGTTCTAGTGATGTTACTAATATGGAAGACACACATACTCCTAGTCCTCTTGTACATATGTTGCATTATGTCAGTCGAATTAATCTACTTGAGCGCGGTGTTGTACAAATTTCCAAGCGGAGGGTATCTTCCGATTGCTTTTGCATGTGTTCTGATGGCGATTATGTTCACATGGAACTACGCGTATAGGAAGACTTACTACTACGAACTCCACAACAAAGTATCGAGTGACAAGGTATGTGAAATAGTAGATCAATCTAACTTGTGTCGCATCCCGGGTATGGCTATCTTCTATTCGGAGCTAGTCCATGGGATCCCGCCCATATTCGAGTATTATGTGGGTAATATCCGTGCATTACACTCGGTCCTAGTATTTACATCTATCAAGTCATTGCCGATCAGTAAGGTCCCTGCTGAGGAACGGTTTTTGTTCAGAAGGGTGCACCCGAAAGAGCTTGTGTTTAGATGTGTGGTTCGCTATGGTTACACCGATGTTCCTGACAGACAAGATGGGTTTGAAGCGGTCTTGATTGAAGAGTTGAAACAGTTTGTACTTGGTAATAGGAGGGTAAAGGTTGAGCCCGTTGAGGAGTCGAACGATCGAATATGTGAGGATGATGACGACAACATTGGAAATCGAGAAGTCGGTATAATAGACGAGGCATCTAGACTGGGAGTGGTGCATATGATAGGGGAAAGCCAAGTGATTGCAGGCAAAGAATCTGGGATTATAAAGAAGGTCGTGATTAATTATGGATATAGCTTCTTGAAAAGGAATGTAAGGAAGAGTGATGAAGTGTTTGGCATTCCTCGAACTCGGTTTCTCAAGGTGGGAATGACATATGAGCTTTAGGATGCACTTAAGAGTTATAATTTAAACTATATCTACTTCAAACGCTAGCAAATTTACCTTTTATAAAGCCGTTAAATATGTCGGCTATAGGTCCAAAAATCGAAATAACATCAGAAAACTGTTTTCTAATTTCTGATTATTACTCTTTGCCACACACTCATCTGTTACTCCATGTTCTGCAATTCAAAATCTTCTAACTGGAGAACATTTTGCTTTTTAATTGAGATAACTAGTTTTGtggacaaaacatttatcgttataataatacttgtaaataatttaacaagatatgagcatttatatagtgacctctacccaactattattaatgattccaagatccaaattcatattaacttgggcacgctttggcgatacaatcctcatcaatataactcggtggattaactctttaatcgattctaatttttaaactcttggtcgataaaattacattaatatttatctttagcccaaaacacatccggctatggtcgagaatacttttgttgcacttcgtcgccaattttggcgactgaattttttTAAAGCGGGCGACAGAAActcgtcgccaaa from Silene latifolia isolate original U9 population chromosome 2, ASM4854445v1, whole genome shotgun sequence encodes the following:
- the LOC141632862 gene encoding potassium transporter 5-like — translated: MGERKMSRFDSLDLESNKLKSDNGHSIKDASWAMILTLAFQSIGVVFGDLGTSPLYVYSSTFPNGAKHKDDIIGVLSLIYYTITLMPVIKYVFIVLRANDNGNGGTFALYSLLCRNVKIGLIPNQEKEDKEVGQYQIHTTKTGRSGCSLKVQNTLENSVFAKYTLLFATILAVSLVIGDGVLTPCISVLSAAGGIKGASDKFTDDMVVWISVAILIFLFLMQSFGTDKVGYSFAPILCIWFICNAIIGIFNFCKHDWGVIKAVNPWHIVEYFQRNGKDGWVSLGGMVLCITGTEALFADVGHFSVKSIQVSMSAVVYPAVILQYSGQAAYLSKHPEDVATAFYKAIPDPVYWPMFVIAVLAAIIASQAMISGTFSIIHQSLALGCFPRVKVVHTSSKYEGQVYIPELNYLLMFACVCVTLGFGTSTHIGNAYGIAVVFAETLTSFFMVLVMLLIWKTHILLVLLYICCIMSVELIYLSAVLYKFPSGGYLPIAFACVLMAIMFTWNYAYRKTYYYELHNKVSSDKVCEIVDQSNLCRIPGMAIFYSELVHGIPPIFEYYVGNIRALHSVLVFTSIKSLPISKVPAEERFLFRRVHPKELVFRCVVRYGYTDVPDRQDGFEAVLIEELKQFVLGNRRVKVEPVEESNDRICEDDDDNIGNREVGIIDEASRLGVVHMIGESQVIAGKESGIIKKVVINYGYSFLKRNVRKSDEVFGIPRTRFLKVGMTYEL